GAACTGCTCAGCGACGGCGAGGTGAGTGCGGCGGGACTCATCGCCGAGGCGGTGCGGGCGCTGAACACTCCGGCCCGCTACGACGAGGCCCTCTCACAGCTTCAGGGCGAACTCGGCGCGGCGCTCGACAGCTTGCAGGCGGTGGCGGGCGAACTCCGCAGCGTGGCTGAGGACCGCGCCCCCGACCCCGAGGCACTCTCGCTGATTGAAAGCCGCCTGGGCCTGATCGGCAAGCTGCGGGGCAAGTACGGCCCGGCCCTCGGCGACGTGCTGAATTTTCAAATCGAAGCCGAGCGGGAACTCGCCGCCCTGGAAACCGACGAACATGACGCAGGCACCCTGGAAGCCGAGGTGGACGCCTTGCAGGCCAGAGCCGCCCAGGTGGCCCTCACCCTGCGGGCCGCCCGCCAGCAGGCCGCCGCGCCGCTGGCCGCCGATCTGCTGCGCATCATCCGCGAGCTGGGGATGCCCCACGCCCGGCTGGAATTCGAGCTGCGCCCGCTCGGCACGCCTGGTCCACACGGCCTGGACGACGTGAGCATCCGCTTTACCGCCAACCCCGGCGAGGTTCTCGGTGATCTGGCCGACACTGCCTCGGGCGGCGAACTCTCGCGGGTGATGCTGGCCATCAGCACGGTGCTGGGAGCCGGAACGCCCAGCGTGGTCTTTGACGAGGTGGACGCGGGCATCGGCGGCGCGGCGGCCCTGGCGGTGGCCGATCAGCTCGCGCGCCTGGCCGACTCGCGGCAGGTGCTGGTGGTCACCCATCTGGCGCAGATCGCGGCCCGCGCCGACTGGCACTTCAAGGTCGAGAAGGCTGTGGAAGCGGGGCGCACCGTCAGCCGGGTGCGGCTGTTGTCGGGCCAGGAACGGCTGGAGGAAATCGCCCGGATGCTCAGCGGCAATACCTCGGAGGTGGCCCTCTCACACGCCAGCGAACTGCTCACGGCGGGCGCGGCCACAGGAGCCGGAAAGAAGAAGAGCAAGCCCGGTAAGGCCAGTCTGTCAACACCCTGAGCCGCCAAGCATGAAGGCCAGCTTCATCCTCCTTCAGTCGTGCATCAGCCCTCCCCACTAAGATGAGCAGCATGAAGAAATCTGCGGGCATTTTCTCGGGCGCGGGCGCACTGCTCGGCGCGGCGCTACTGTCGGGCTGCACCATGCAGGGCGCGGGCAACCTCAAGGTGCATGAGGTGCTGTTCTACGGCTCCTCGCAAGACCGGCTGACGTGGGTCTACGGCAGCCTCACCGGCGGCAAGGGCAGCCTCAGCCTGGCCGGACAGACCCTGGAACTCCGCCCACAGATCAGCGATCCACTGGGCACGCCGGGCAGCCTCAGCGTGGGCGGCCGGGCCGTCTACAAGAGCAAAACCAGCAGCGCCCTGCCGCGCTCCAGCGTGGTGCAGCAGGGCATGACCTATACCGTGAGCGCCAATCAGAACATTGCTGCCACCTACCTGGTGACCGGCGGGGCCTGGTACCGGCTCAGCGGCGCACTGGCGGCGGGCAGCGAGGTGCAGGCCACCGCCCAGCCGGTGGGCGGCCTGAGCGGCGCAGGCCAGCTCACTGCCAGCGAGGCCAGCGTGCTCAGCAGCGCACTGGGCACCCAGGGCACCTTCACGGTGACGGTGCTGCCCGCAGACGAACTGCCCGACGCGCCACTGGCCGCGCAACCTGCCCCCACCGAGACGCTGCGGACCGGGCTGTACCTCCAGCCGCTGTCGGTCATCACCTCCACGACGACCACCACGACCACCAACACTGGAAACACTGGAGGCACTGTGACCGGTTCCGGCTCGAACGCGCCCGTGCCTTCTGGCACCACCCTGAAGTTTCGCGAGGTCGCCAGCGGCAGCAACGCCCTGGCCAGCACTCCGCAGGTCAAGCTGGCCTCCAGTCAGGACGATCTCGGCGCACTCTGGAACTCGGCCTACGGGCGTCAGGTGCCGGTGCCGCCCACCCCGATCATCCTGGGCCAGACCGCCGTGGGCATCTTCCTGGGCAACCGCCCCACCGGGGGTTACGGTGTCACGGTGCAGTCGGTGAGTGCCAGTGGCTCGGCGCTGAACATCACGGTGAACGTGCGCGCTCCCGGCCCCGGCAGCATCACTACCCAGTCGATCACCAGTCCCTGGACCATCGTGGCGGTGCAAGGCCAGTTCGCCAGCGTCACTGTGCGCGACCAGAACGGGCAGCGCCTCGGCCAGTAAAGGCCCGCCGGGGCTCTCTCATCTGGGCTGGGTCAATGGTCGCCGCTCCAGCCCTTAAACTGCTCTGACTATGACCAGACTCAACGGCTCCTCTTCCAACAACCGCATTGTTTTGATTGTCGGCACCCTGGTGGCCCTGCTGCTGATCGGCGTCACCGTCTGGGCGGTGCAGCGCAACCAGACAGCCGCCACCCAGGCCAGCACCAAGACCTTCGACCTGACCGGCCAGCCGTTTCTGGGCAAGGCCGACGCCCCTGTGACCCTGGTGGCCTTCGAGGACTTCAAGTGCCCCAACTGCAAGAATTTCGAGGAAAACATCTACCCGCAGATCAAGTCGAAGTACATCGACACCGGCAAGGCCAAGATGTACAAGATCAACTTCCCCTTCCTGGGTGACAACCTTCCCACCAACGACTCGGTGCTGGCAGCCCAGGCGGCAGAGTGCGCCTACGACCAGACTGGCAACGACGGCTACGAGGGCATGTCCACCATCATGTTCCGCGCCCAGGGTGACGAGACCCAGGTGTGGGCCACCAAGGAGAAGCTCGAAGACCTGGCCGGCAGCGTCGACGGCCTCGATATGACCAAATTCAAGACCTGCCTCGACAGCGACGCCACCAAGGCCCGGGTCGAGGCCGACAAGCAGCAGGCGGTCAACGCAGGCGTCAACTCCACCCCCAGCGTGTTCGTCAACGGCGTGCTGGCGGCAAACTTCAGCGCCGATGAGATTGGCAAGGCGATTGACGCCGACCTCGCCAAGAAGTAAACCGTGACCCGCGACAACCGTCTGTATCTGGCCTGGGTGGTGGCCCTGGTCGCCGCGATGGGCAGCCTGTATTTCTCGGAGATTCGCGGCTTCGTGCCGTGCATCCTGTGCTGGTTTCAGCGCGTCTTCATGTACCCACTGGCGATTGTGCTGGGGGTGGCGGCGCTGCGTGCCGATTTCAATATCCGGGTCTACGGGCTGAGCTTGGCCGCTGTCGGCTGGCTGATCGCCCTCTACCAGAACCTCGAAGTCTGGGGCGTGGTGCAGACCCTCAAAGCCTGCACGGCAGGTCCCATCGGCACTGGTTGTGACGCCAAGTGGCCGATCTTTGGCAGCAACCTGAGCAGCGTGTCCAATGTGGTCACCATCCCGGTGCTGAGCCTGGTGGCCTTCACGCTGATCATCCTGCTGCTGAGCTGGCCGCGCCAGCGGGCCTGAACCGAGCGCCGCAGAGCAGAAAAAGCCGGAGCCTTGGTGCGCTCCGGCTTTTCTGTTTCGGCAGCATCAGAAACTGTAGTTGACACCCAGCCGGAGCAGCGGCCCGGTGACGCCGCCGAAGAAAGTCGCCACACCCGCCTCGGCGAAGATGCCCAGCCCCGGCCCGCTACGGACACCGACCAGACCGCCCAGTCCGAAATAGGTGGACTGATCGCCGGGCGAAATATTGGCGACTGCCGCTGCCAGGCCGCCGTACACCCGCCAGCGCTCGGAGAGGGGACGGCTGATCAGCAGATCGGCCTCGGCCCCCAGCGCACTGGCAAAGGTCGGCAGGAAGGCGCTACTCAGCAGCACCCGGCCTTCCAGCCGGTTGGACCCGGTATCCGACAACCGGGCGTAGCCTCCGGCAGACACCAGAAAAGGCGGCACCCCGCCGAGTTGCACACCGTAGCGCCCGGCAAGAGGCGGAGCGTCAGGCGCTACGGCGGCCTGGGCAACCGCCCCAGAGACCGAGAAACAGACGGCGAGGCAGGCGGTCAGCAGGAGGGGGAATCGGGGGTTCACGCGCACGATTTTGCCACAAGTTGAGCGTCTGAAGGAGTCGGGAAGTACTTCATCTATTATGTTTTCAGCAGAATTATGCTACAATACTTCTATGACTGCAATCCTCAAAACGGTAGCCCCTACCCTTCAGATCGGCAGCGCCCGGGTGCCGCAGAGTGCGGACGGACGTCTGCACGCCGCCAGCGCTCTGGCCGTGCTGGGGCTGACCCAGGCCGCCGGGTGGGCACGCCAGGACTGGGAAAGCCCACACTGGGCCGCCTTCGAGCACACGCATCAGCTCAGCCGGGTGCTCAGCGACTTTGGTGCGGGACCGGAACCGACCCTCAGTGTGGCCGAGTTCGTGGCCCTGGCCGCCCGCAGCGACACCACCCCCGCCCGCCGGATTCAGCGCCGGATGCAGCAGAGCTACGCCCGCGCCCTGACCGGCGACATTCACCTGGCCGCCGAGATTGCCGAGCGCAACGCCGAGCCGCTCTCTCGCAGCTGGCTCCACGCCCGGCTCGAATCGCAGGACGCCCGCCGCACGTTGATGAGCGCCGCTGCCCGGCACGGCGGTCACGGCCCGGTATTTGGGCAGCTCGGAAGCGTCAGTAACCGCAGCGTGCTGGGTAAAGACAGCGCCACCCTGCGCCGCGAACGCGGGGTCAAGCACACCCGCGACGGCCTGAGCACCGACGAACTGCGCCGCCTGTCGTACCTCGACGCCGCGACCGCCGCCGCGCTGGAAGGCGGCCAGATCGAGGGCAACGACGCCATCCTGGAACTGCACCGCAAGGTTGCCAGACGCGAACGTCAGACCTGGGCGGGCGGTCTGGAGCGGGCCAGCTAAGTTCCACCAGATCAGCCACCCATACAAGCGCCGACCCGTGACAAGATACGGGCGGCGCTTTTGCTGTGCCGACACTTGCCGTAGCAACGCTGGGCAAAGCGCTGGCTTCCAGCACGCCGGGGAGAGAGTGATGAGCCAACCCGAATTGCCACCGCCACCCACGCCCGCACCCGACTGGGGCCGCGCCTACACCGCGCCGGACCTCACGGTTTACTACGACAAAGCGCGCTGCATTCACTTCGCCGCCTGCATTCGCGGATTGCCGCAGGTCTTCGATACCGCCGCCCGGCCCTGGATTCAGGCCGACGCCGCGCCCGCCGAACAGGTGGCCGAGGTGGTGCGGCGCTGCCCCACCGGGGCACTACACTATGCGCTGAAGAACGGCCCCGCCAAATCTGCTCTCGCTGAACCGACGGGGCCGACCAGCATCGAGGTCCGCGCCAACGGCCCCCTCTTCGTGCGCGGTGATTTGATGATCGCAGGAGCGCAGGGCAGCGTCCGTGACACCCGAGCCGCCCTGTGCCGCTGCGGGGCGAGTCACAACAAGCCCTACTGCGACGGCTCGCACCGCCAGAGCGGGTTCGAGGCAGCAGGCGGAGAAAGGATCAACACCGGCTGAACAAGCCGCGCGCACCTGTCTCCCCCAGTACGCCGCCCGCCAACCTTGTTTATGCTGTCGCTATGTTGATCTCCCCCACTGACCCCGCACCCCGCCCCATTCCCCGCTTCCGGCAGAGGTCCACTTGAACGCCGAGATTATCAGCGTCGGCACCGAGTTGCTGCTGGGCGAGATCGTGGACAGCAACGCCGCCTTCGTGGCCCGCGAACTGGCAGCGCGCGGCGTCACCCTGCGGCGCAAAGCCACCGTCGGCGACAACCTGGAGCGCATCAGCGGCCTGATTGAAGAAGCCCTGACACGGGCCGATCTGGTCATCCTGGGCGGCGGCCTCGGCCCCACCGACGACGACCTGACCCGCGAGAGCATCGCGGCAGTGGCCGGAGAAACGCCCACCGAAGACCCCGAACTGCTGATCTGGCTGGACGATCTGTTCACGTCGCGGGGCCGGGTGATGGCCCCGATCAACCGCAAACAGACCTGGCTGATTCCCTCGGCCCAGGCGCTCCCCAACCCGCTCGGCACCGCGCCGGGCTGGTTCGTGACCCTGCCGCCGGACCACGAATTTGCTGGAAAACG
This portion of the Deinococcus rubellus genome encodes:
- a CDS encoding DsbA family protein, producing the protein MTRLNGSSSNNRIVLIVGTLVALLLIGVTVWAVQRNQTAATQASTKTFDLTGQPFLGKADAPVTLVAFEDFKCPNCKNFEENIYPQIKSKYIDTGKAKMYKINFPFLGDNLPTNDSVLAAQAAECAYDQTGNDGYEGMSTIMFRAQGDETQVWATKEKLEDLAGSVDGLDMTKFKTCLDSDATKARVEADKQQAVNAGVNSTPSVFVNGVLAANFSADEIGKAIDADLAKK
- a CDS encoding DNA repair protein RecN, which encodes MPQRAPAHLTRLEIRNLATVKALELELRSGFSAFTGETGAGKSIIVDALGLLLGARANTDLIRSGENDLLVTGFWGEDALSRKLTHQGRSNARVDGEVVSLRELADVSQSRLTIHWQHSAQSLLSAANQRALLDQLIAGDLTTYQAAYRAWQDAAGRLERLRTSGRDRARQLDLLRFQVNELAGAALRDGEEEPLQAELVRLSNVEATASGAAGALELLSDGEVSAAGLIAEAVRALNTPARYDEALSQLQGELGAALDSLQAVAGELRSVAEDRAPDPEALSLIESRLGLIGKLRGKYGPALGDVLNFQIEAERELAALETDEHDAGTLEAEVDALQARAAQVALTLRAARQQAAAPLAADLLRIIRELGMPHARLEFELRPLGTPGPHGLDDVSIRFTANPGEVLGDLADTASGGELSRVMLAISTVLGAGTPSVVFDEVDAGIGGAAALAVADQLARLADSRQVLVVTHLAQIAARADWHFKVEKAVEAGRTVSRVRLLSGQERLEEIARMLSGNTSEVALSHASELLTAGAATGAGKKKSKPGKASLSTP
- a CDS encoding disulfide bond formation protein B, coding for MTRDNRLYLAWVVALVAAMGSLYFSEIRGFVPCILCWFQRVFMYPLAIVLGVAALRADFNIRVYGLSLAAVGWLIALYQNLEVWGVVQTLKACTAGPIGTGCDAKWPIFGSNLSSVSNVVTIPVLSLVAFTLIILLLSWPRQRA
- a CDS encoding (4Fe-4S)-binding protein → MSQPELPPPPTPAPDWGRAYTAPDLTVYYDKARCIHFAACIRGLPQVFDTAARPWIQADAAPAEQVAEVVRRCPTGALHYALKNGPAKSALAEPTGPTSIEVRANGPLFVRGDLMIAGAQGSVRDTRAALCRCGASHNKPYCDGSHRQSGFEAAGGERINTG
- a CDS encoding protease complex subunit PrcB family protein: MKKSAGIFSGAGALLGAALLSGCTMQGAGNLKVHEVLFYGSSQDRLTWVYGSLTGGKGSLSLAGQTLELRPQISDPLGTPGSLSVGGRAVYKSKTSSALPRSSVVQQGMTYTVSANQNIAATYLVTGGAWYRLSGALAAGSEVQATAQPVGGLSGAGQLTASEASVLSSALGTQGTFTVTVLPADELPDAPLAAQPAPTETLRTGLYLQPLSVITSTTTTTTTNTGNTGGTVTGSGSNAPVPSGTTLKFREVASGSNALASTPQVKLASSQDDLGALWNSAYGRQVPVPPTPIILGQTAVGIFLGNRPTGGYGVTVQSVSASGSALNITVNVRAPGPGSITTQSITSPWTIVAVQGQFASVTVRDQNGQRLGQ
- the ddrC gene encoding DNA damage response protein DdrC yields the protein MTAILKTVAPTLQIGSARVPQSADGRLHAASALAVLGLTQAAGWARQDWESPHWAAFEHTHQLSRVLSDFGAGPEPTLSVAEFVALAARSDTTPARRIQRRMQQSYARALTGDIHLAAEIAERNAEPLSRSWLHARLESQDARRTLMSAAARHGGHGPVFGQLGSVSNRSVLGKDSATLRRERGVKHTRDGLSTDELRRLSYLDAATAAALEGGQIEGNDAILELHRKVARRERQTWAGGLERAS